TCTATCTCTGTGGATGGCACATACTCTCCTCTTTCAGGGCCCTCGCCATGATAGACCTCATTGATCAGGCGCTCCAGATGTGCCAGTTCCACAATGAAGCTGGACCACTGGTCGTCCTCTTGCGGTTTGGAGCGATAGAGAAACTCTGGAAAGTACTCGCCCAGTTTGTTCAAGGTATAGTCCTGCGGCGGATAGTGGGAAATGTAGCTCAAAGCAAACTGGCTGAAGAGCTCCTCACCAAGCGTCTGCTGCAGCACGGGAAACTCCGTTTCCATCACCTGCACAAGCCTGGCATAATAGGAACTGCCATAGATCGCCACGCGATCCATCGCGCTCATGCCATTGCCACCCGCCACCACTCGCTGCTCGATCAACTGCTCCTGCCCTACCGGACTGCGGAGCACCTGCACAAACCATTGCTGCAACTCGCGAAGATCAGTCATGGCTCACCTCTCCCACGGGTACCCGGTGCAGAGGCGTAGATACCGCGCCTTTCTTCTCAACCACTGGCTTGCTGGTAGAAATCTCACTTAGCTCCAGCTCCCCGTCCCGGTACAGCTTCGCCTTGTTCACCTCCGCCAGCAGCTCGTCAAACGGTGGAATATCAGCATCCCATTCTAGCAATGTTGCGGTAGATCCGGCGTGCTTGTGCGCAATGCGATACAGCTCCCAAACCTCATCCACTACGCTGTTATTATGGGTATCAATCACGTGCGTGCCGTGATCTTCATGCCCCGCCAGGTGAAACTGCACAATGCGGTCACCAGGAATAGTGTGGATATAGTTCACCGGATCCCACCCATGGTTCCGCGCGCACACATAAATATTATTCAAATCTAACAAAACACCACAGTCCGCCTGCTCCGCCAGTTCTTTAAGGAAGATCCAATCCTCCACCGTGGAATCCTCAAACTCCAGATAGGTGCTGGGGTTCTCCAGAATGAGCGGCCGCTCCAGTATTTCCTGCACCTGCTTCACTTTCTCTACGGTGTGCTTGAGCGATTGCTCAGTTAGCGGGAATGGCAGGAGGTCATGTGTATTCAGCCCGGCCACGCCTGTCCAGCAGAGGTGGTCAGATACCCAGCGCGCATTGGTCCGCTCAGCCAGGCGCTTGAGCTTTTTCAGGTAGTCCAGATTCAGAGGATCCGTGCTCCCGATAGAGAGCGATACCCCGTGCATGACCACAGGGTATCGCTCCGCAATCTGGTCAATGACGTAAGCCGGATAGCCCTCGCTATCCATGAAGTTCTCCGAGATAATCTCAAACCAGTCCACCTCCGGCCATTCGGATAGAATCGTCGGGAAATGCTGGCTGCGGAGTCCCACTCCTAGCCCTAGGTCTGGTAGATCAAATCGGTTCGTCATTGTATAGAGTCCCACTAACCTGCTGCCGGCGGTGCTGGCAACTTAGGTGGTTGTGGAGTTGGGTAAGGGTTCGGCAGCTTGTTGTCCGCTGGTGGGTAGGCTTTCCCACTTGTTGAATCCCAAGCGTTCGCTACCAGAGGAGATTGCAGATTTTTCGGCACTCCGAAAGACTTCTTATTCGCAGCCATCTTCGTTTCGAAGCGGGAGCGAGCAATATTCCAGATAGGCTCACCGAGGAAATCCGCCGGGTACATCACTCCATCAGCATTCTTGGTAGGTGCCGCGGAGTTCAGCTGGGCCTGGATGAAGCCGGTATTTCCGTTTCCGACCGGCACACCACAGCCCCCCGTTCCATTCCAGCTCGGGCTAGTAGTCGCACAGTTGTTCTCAGCTACCCAATACTGGCGGGCAAAGTCGCCGGTACCACAGGCACCAAGACCCTTGCAGCTGTTTCCTCCTTCACAGGAGTGTGCATCGATGTTTGGTCCGGGGCACTCGCCCGGCTTATAGACTGTTCCGTCTTTATCTGTGAATGGCAGCGTATTGAGCCCCATGCAAATATGCAGGTCCTTTACCACAGGAGTGGTCTCTGCATCTTTTGCGGAAAGGATGGAAGGCACGCTCATGCCCACAGCTCCCACACTGAATGTCTTGATG
Above is a genomic segment from Rubritalea squalenifaciens DSM 18772 containing:
- a CDS encoding DNA-binding domain-containing protein, with translation MTDLRELQQWFVQVLRSPVGQEQLIEQRVVAGGNGMSAMDRVAIYGSSYYARLVQVMETEFPVLQQTLGEELFSQFALSYISHYPPQDYTLNKLGEYFPEFLYRSKPQEDDQWSSFIVELAHLERLINEVYHGEGPERGEYVPSTEIEAILSEPWTKTMQCSFQLHRYYLDVRKAISTGEDVSEVGLPAATPCRVAIFRRDYKVKLRAF
- a CDS encoding DUF692 domain-containing protein, which produces MTNRFDLPDLGLGVGLRSQHFPTILSEWPEVDWFEIISENFMDSEGYPAYVIDQIAERYPVVMHGVSLSIGSTDPLNLDYLKKLKRLAERTNARWVSDHLCWTGVAGLNTHDLLPFPLTEQSLKHTVEKVKQVQEILERPLILENPSTYLEFEDSTVEDWIFLKELAEQADCGVLLDLNNIYVCARNHGWDPVNYIHTIPGDRIVQFHLAGHEDHGTHVIDTHNNSVVDEVWELYRIAHKHAGSTATLLEWDADIPPFDELLAEVNKAKLYRDGELELSEISTSKPVVEKKGAVSTPLHRVPVGEVSHD